A genome region from Streptomyces sp. S4.7 includes the following:
- a CDS encoding roadblock/LC7 domain-containing protein yields MRRALRLRSERRQLMTAEAEVLGELRRLRARLPQLTGALAASTDGLVLAEELTGGGPGAGASGADPEGVAALTAAALGVSLRLTDSTGQGGFRELLIRGERGYVATYAAGGSAVLTVLAEPRINVGRLHLEARRSGARIGALVDSALERPENT; encoded by the coding sequence GTGAGACGCGCCCTGCGGCTGCGCAGCGAGAGGAGACAGCTGATGACGGCGGAGGCCGAAGTCCTGGGGGAGCTGCGGCGCCTGCGGGCCCGTCTCCCCCAGCTCACGGGCGCGCTGGCCGCGAGCACCGACGGTCTGGTCCTCGCCGAGGAACTGACCGGCGGGGGGCCGGGCGCGGGAGCCTCCGGCGCGGACCCCGAGGGCGTCGCCGCCCTGACCGCCGCCGCGCTCGGCGTCTCCCTGCGGCTGACCGACAGCACGGGACAGGGCGGCTTCCGCGAACTGCTGATCAGGGGCGAGCGCGGCTATGTGGCCACGTACGCGGCGGGCGGCTCCGCCGTCCTCACCGTGCTCGCCGAGCCGCGCATCAACGTCGGCCGGCTCCATCTGGAGGCCCGCCGGTCCGGCGCCCGGATCGGCGCCCTGGTCGACAGCGCCCTCGAACGACCGGAGAACACCTGA
- a CDS encoding APC family permease, which yields MPASQTPTASDTPGPAGDAPELKRALGPKLLILFVIGDILGTGIYATTGQVAGRVGGALWLPFAIGFVVAVLTAASYVELVGKYPKAAGAALYTQKAFKVPFLTFIVAFMVMCSGLSSASAAARAFSGDYLAEFTDAVPPTLIAILFILALAALNLRGVSESVKTNVVLTLVELSGLAIILGIGAYAVMSGDGEPARLTDFEASGTGFSLMTGVLGATALAFFAFVGFEDSVNMAEETKDPSRTFPRAIFIGVTVTGTIYVLVALVSSLLVDHKTLEGSSGPLLEVVKAGGVDFPPKLFALIALFAVTNSALINIMMASRLCYGMANERILPKAMGRVLPARRTPVVGIVFVSVLAIGLVSTGEIQGLGDTTSFLLLCVFFVVNVAALVLRRDPVAHKHFRAPTIVPVLGAVTALILASPLADRAADVYVRAGVLLAIGIALWAVNKLVLKARSEEHAKTGGELEK from the coding sequence ATGCCCGCATCTCAGACACCGACGGCGTCGGACACACCGGGACCGGCCGGGGACGCACCCGAACTCAAACGCGCCCTCGGCCCCAAACTGCTGATCCTCTTCGTCATCGGCGACATCCTGGGCACCGGCATCTACGCCACCACCGGCCAGGTCGCCGGCCGGGTCGGCGGCGCGCTCTGGCTGCCGTTCGCGATCGGCTTCGTCGTCGCGGTCCTGACGGCCGCCTCTTACGTGGAACTCGTCGGCAAGTACCCGAAGGCGGCCGGCGCCGCGCTCTACACGCAGAAGGCGTTCAAGGTCCCGTTCCTGACCTTCATCGTCGCCTTCATGGTGATGTGCTCGGGCCTGTCGTCGGCGAGCGCCGCGGCCCGCGCGTTCAGCGGCGACTATCTGGCCGAGTTCACCGACGCGGTGCCGCCCACCCTGATCGCGATCCTGTTCATCCTCGCGCTCGCCGCGCTGAATCTGCGCGGCGTCTCGGAGTCCGTGAAGACCAACGTGGTCCTGACACTGGTCGAGCTGAGCGGTCTGGCGATCATCCTCGGCATCGGCGCGTACGCCGTCATGTCGGGTGACGGCGAGCCGGCGCGGCTGACCGACTTCGAGGCGAGCGGCACCGGCTTCTCGCTGATGACCGGGGTGCTCGGTGCGACAGCCCTCGCCTTCTTCGCCTTCGTCGGCTTCGAGGACTCGGTCAACATGGCCGAGGAGACCAAGGATCCGAGCCGTACGTTCCCGCGCGCCATCTTCATCGGCGTCACGGTCACCGGCACCATCTACGTCCTGGTCGCCCTCGTCTCCTCACTCCTGGTGGACCACAAGACCCTGGAGGGCTCCAGCGGACCGCTGCTGGAGGTCGTGAAGGCCGGCGGCGTCGACTTCCCGCCGAAACTCTTCGCGCTGATCGCGCTGTTCGCCGTCACCAACTCCGCGCTGATCAACATCATGATGGCCTCGCGGCTCTGCTACGGGATGGCCAACGAACGCATCCTGCCCAAGGCCATGGGCCGGGTCCTCCCCGCGCGCCGTACGCCCGTCGTGGGCATCGTCTTCGTCTCCGTCCTGGCCATCGGGCTGGTGTCGACCGGCGAGATCCAGGGACTCGGCGACACGACCTCGTTCCTGCTGCTGTGCGTGTTCTTCGTGGTCAACGTCGCCGCGCTCGTGCTGCGCCGCGACCCGGTCGCGCACAAGCACTTCCGCGCGCCGACGATCGTGCCCGTGCTGGGCGCGGTCACCGCGCTGATCCTGGCCAGCCCGCTCGCCGACCGCGCGGCCGACGTCTACGTCCGGGCCGGTGTGCTGCTCGCGATCGGTATCGCGCTGTGGGCGGTCAACAAGCTGGTGCTCAAGGCACGTTCGGAGGAGCACGCGAAGACCGGCGGCGAGTTGGAGAAGTAG
- the hutU gene encoding urocanate hydratase: protein MSGPRPVRAPRGTELSALGWHQEAALRMLQNNLDPEVAEHPDQLVVYGGTGKAARDWRSFDAMTRTLRTLKQDETMLVQSGRPVGVMQTHEWAPRVLIANSNLVGDWANWEEFRRLEQLGLTMYGQMTAGSWIYIGTQGILQGTYETFAAVAARSFGGTLAGTITLTAGLGGMGGAQPLAVTMNDGVAICIDCDPRAIDRRIEHRFLDVRADSLEHALQLATEARDARRPLSIGLLGNAAELLPRMLAEGAPVDIVTDQTSAHDPLAYLPLGVDFDDMASYAAEKPADFTLRARESMARHVEAMVGFMDAGAEVFDYGNSIRGEAQLAGYDRAFAFPGFVPAYIRPLFCEGRGPFRWAALSGEASDIHKTDKAILELFPEGDSLQNASLHRWIKMAGERVHFQGLPARICWLGLGERDRAGERFNDMVASGELAAPVVIGRDHLDAGSVASPYRETEAMLDGSDAIADWPLLNAMVNVASGASWVSIHHGGGVGMGRSIHAGQVTVADGTELAGDKIRRVLTNDPAMGVIRHVDAGYDLAESAATDRGVRVPMREGE from the coding sequence ATGTCAGGACCCCGACCCGTACGGGCACCGCGCGGTACGGAACTGAGCGCCCTGGGATGGCACCAGGAGGCCGCCCTCCGCATGCTCCAGAACAACCTCGACCCCGAGGTCGCCGAACACCCCGACCAGCTGGTGGTCTACGGCGGCACGGGAAAGGCCGCGCGGGACTGGCGCTCGTTCGACGCGATGACGCGCACGCTGCGGACGCTGAAGCAGGACGAGACGATGCTCGTCCAGTCCGGCCGCCCGGTGGGTGTGATGCAGACCCACGAGTGGGCGCCGCGCGTGCTGATCGCCAACTCCAACCTTGTCGGCGACTGGGCCAACTGGGAGGAGTTCCGTCGGCTGGAACAGCTCGGCCTCACCATGTACGGCCAGATGACCGCCGGTTCCTGGATCTACATCGGCACGCAGGGCATCCTCCAGGGCACGTACGAGACGTTCGCCGCCGTCGCCGCGAGGAGTTTTGGCGGCACGCTCGCCGGGACGATCACGCTCACCGCCGGGCTCGGCGGGATGGGCGGCGCGCAGCCGCTGGCCGTCACCATGAACGACGGTGTCGCGATCTGTATCGACTGCGATCCGCGCGCCATCGACCGCCGTATCGAGCACCGCTTCCTCGATGTGCGCGCCGACTCCCTGGAGCACGCGCTCCAGCTCGCCACCGAGGCCCGTGACGCGCGCCGGCCGCTCTCCATCGGGCTGCTCGGCAACGCGGCGGAACTCCTGCCCCGGATGCTGGCGGAAGGCGCGCCGGTCGACATCGTCACCGACCAGACGTCGGCGCACGACCCGCTGGCCTATCTGCCGCTCGGCGTCGACTTCGACGACATGGCGTCGTACGCCGCCGAGAAGCCGGCCGACTTCACGCTGCGGGCCCGCGAGTCCATGGCGCGGCACGTGGAGGCGATGGTGGGCTTCATGGACGCGGGCGCCGAGGTCTTCGACTACGGCAACTCCATCCGGGGCGAGGCCCAACTGGCGGGATACGACCGGGCGTTCGCCTTTCCCGGATTCGTACCCGCCTACATCAGGCCGCTGTTCTGCGAAGGCCGGGGGCCGTTCCGCTGGGCGGCGCTCTCCGGCGAGGCGTCGGACATCCACAAGACCGACAAGGCGATCCTGGAGCTCTTTCCCGAGGGCGACTCCCTCCAGAACGCGTCCCTGCACCGCTGGATCAAGATGGCCGGCGAACGCGTCCACTTCCAGGGCCTGCCCGCGCGTATCTGCTGGCTCGGCCTCGGCGAGCGCGACAGGGCGGGTGAGCGCTTCAACGACATGGTCGCGAGCGGCGAACTCGCCGCGCCGGTCGTCATCGGCCGCGACCACCTGGACGCCGGGTCGGTGGCGTCCCCGTACCGCGAGACCGAGGCGATGCTCGACGGCTCGGACGCGATCGCCGACTGGCCGCTGCTGAACGCCATGGTGAACGTCGCCTCCGGAGCCTCCTGGGTCTCCATCCACCACGGCGGCGGCGTCGGCATGGGCCGCTCGATCCACGCCGGCCAGGTGACGGTCGCGGACGGAACGGAACTGGCCGGCGACAAGATCCGCCGCGTCCTGACGAACGACCCGGCCATGGGCGTCATCCGCCACGTCGACGCCGGCTACGACCTCGCGGAGTCGGCCGCCACCGATCGCGGCGTCCGCGTCCCGATGCGGGAGGGCGAATGA
- a CDS encoding MurR/RpiR family transcriptional regulator, translating to MSDSPAARLQQLFEGHRLTPTQRRIAHSMVRRAADAPFLSSVELADLAGVSQPSVTRFAVALGFDGYPALRRHLREVAPAGRAAGASEYNEYQQAVHAELENLRQLADLLADPGPVERAGRVLAASTPLPVLGLRAASAQATGFAYFAAKVHPDIRLLDEGGTMLADRLDAARRAGASALLCFALPRHPKEVVEALDHARGSGLFVVTVADSAFAPVAAHSDLLIPAAVGTGLAFDTACAPMLLGRVLLEAMCDGLPDAQARLEDFDVRAAARGLFVE from the coding sequence GTGAGCGACAGTCCGGCCGCCCGGCTCCAGCAGCTGTTCGAGGGCCACCGGCTCACCCCCACCCAGCGGCGCATCGCGCACAGCATGGTGCGCCGGGCCGCCGACGCGCCGTTCCTGTCCAGCGTCGAGCTGGCGGACCTCGCCGGTGTCAGCCAGCCCTCGGTGACGCGTTTCGCCGTCGCGCTCGGCTTCGACGGCTACCCGGCGCTGCGCAGGCATCTGCGGGAGGTCGCGCCCGCCGGCCGGGCGGCGGGCGCCTCCGAGTACAACGAGTACCAGCAGGCCGTGCACGCGGAGTTGGAGAACCTGCGCCAGCTCGCCGATCTGCTCGCCGACCCGGGCCCGGTCGAACGGGCCGGCCGCGTACTCGCCGCGTCCACCCCGCTGCCCGTCCTCGGTCTGCGCGCCGCGTCCGCCCAGGCCACCGGCTTCGCCTACTTCGCCGCCAAGGTCCACCCCGACATCCGGCTCCTCGACGAGGGCGGCACGATGCTCGCCGACCGGCTCGACGCGGCGCGCCGTGCCGGTGCGAGCGCGCTGCTCTGCTTCGCGCTGCCGCGCCATCCCAAGGAGGTCGTGGAGGCGCTGGACCACGCGCGCGGGTCCGGACTGTTCGTGGTCACCGTCGCCGACTCGGCGTTCGCGCCCGTCGCGGCCCACAGCGACCTGCTGATCCCGGCGGCCGTCGGCACGGGCCTCGCCTTCGACACGGCGTGCGCGCCGATGCTCCTGGGACGGGTGCTGCTGGAGGCGATGTGCGACGGTCTGCCGGACGCGCAGGCGCGCCTGGAGGACTTCGACGTACGGGCCGCCGCCCGGGGCCTGTTCGTCGAATAG
- a CDS encoding diaminopimelate decarboxylase, whose product MVEDIRKDEEAGNDYEGQGRADAAGRRGSLPADAAGRRDLAVRAAVEQGLLTEAAPVVALLDVAGIRASAAALHAAFAAVAAPGTRVLHAFAVKAAPLVPVLRLLHAEGIGAEVASPGELGLARAAGIRPDHTVLDSPAKTPAELREALALGIAVNADNPQELTRLDALLALLPSAPTGSPIGLRVNPQTGSGSIGALSTATATSKFGVALRDEGARAWVVQAFLDRPWLTRLHAHSGSQGVPLALMAEGVRTVHDLAEEINTAAGRQQVDTIDIGGGLPVNFSSDEETPTHAEYARLLRSTVPGLFDGRYGLVTEFGRSLLAKHGTVLARVEYAKSAGGRPIAVTHAGVQVATRTVYNPESWPLRIAAYDAGGRPKDGPDVAQDIAGPACFAGDVLATDRPLPLLEQGDLVAALDTGAYYFANHYAYNSLARPGIHGFTTPGTDPTAHGVRFATVRAPQTVAEIVAESGGGHPDALVRD is encoded by the coding sequence ATGGTCGAGGACATCCGCAAGGACGAGGAAGCCGGCAACGACTACGAGGGGCAGGGGCGCGCGGACGCCGCAGGCAGGCGCGGGTCCCTGCCCGCGGACGCCGCCGGCAGGCGCGATCTCGCCGTACGGGCCGCCGTCGAACAGGGGCTCCTCACCGAGGCCGCTCCCGTCGTCGCGCTCCTCGACGTGGCGGGCATCCGCGCATCCGCCGCCGCGCTGCACGCCGCGTTCGCGGCCGTCGCCGCCCCCGGCACCCGCGTGCTGCACGCGTTCGCCGTGAAGGCGGCGCCGCTCGTGCCCGTCCTGCGCCTGCTGCACGCCGAGGGCATCGGCGCCGAGGTCGCGAGCCCCGGCGAGCTGGGGCTGGCGCGCGCCGCCGGGATACGCCCCGACCACACCGTCCTCGACTCGCCCGCCAAGACGCCCGCCGAACTGCGCGAAGCACTGGCGCTCGGTATCGCCGTCAACGCCGACAACCCACAGGAACTCACCCGTCTCGACGCGCTCCTCGCGCTCCTGCCCTCGGCGCCCACCGGCTCCCCGATCGGTCTGCGGGTCAACCCGCAGACCGGCAGCGGCTCCATCGGCGCCCTGTCCACGGCGACCGCCACGTCGAAGTTCGGCGTCGCGCTGCGCGACGAGGGTGCCCGCGCATGGGTCGTACAGGCGTTCCTGGACCGGCCCTGGCTGACCCGGCTGCACGCCCACTCCGGCTCCCAGGGCGTCCCGCTCGCCCTGATGGCCGAGGGCGTGCGGACCGTTCACGACCTGGCCGAGGAGATCAACACGGCGGCCGGCCGGCAACAGGTCGACACCATCGACATCGGCGGCGGCCTCCCGGTCAACTTCTCCTCCGACGAGGAGACCCCCACCCACGCCGAGTACGCCCGGCTGCTGAGGTCCACCGTCCCCGGCCTGTTCGACGGCCGCTACGGGCTCGTCACCGAGTTCGGCCGCTCCCTGCTCGCCAAGCACGGCACGGTGCTGGCCCGCGTCGAGTACGCGAAGTCCGCCGGCGGCCGTCCCATCGCCGTCACCCACGCGGGCGTGCAGGTCGCCACCCGTACCGTCTACAACCCGGAGTCCTGGCCGCTGCGGATCGCCGCGTACGACGCCGGGGGCCGGCCCAAGGACGGCCCGGACGTCGCCCAGGACATCGCGGGCCCGGCGTGCTTCGCGGGTGACGTCCTGGCCACCGACCGGCCGCTGCCGCTGCTGGAACAGGGCGATCTCGTCGCGGCCCTGGACACCGGCGCGTACTACTTCGCCAACCACTACGCGTACAACAGCCTTGCCCGGCCCGGCATCCACGGCTTCACGACGCCGGGGACGGACCCGACGGCGCACGGCGTGCGGTTCGCCACCGTACGGGCGCCGCAGACCGTTGCGGAGATCGTCGCCGAGTCGGGCGGCGGGCACCCGGACGCCCTCGTCCGGGACTGA
- a CDS encoding transcriptional regulator, with product MNAETAATVAPHVSPVSPMLVRLADERATGALLRDHGTLYLAEGRVVHAESPAAPGIDILLTTGGRLPPEGWQQAIDEAGARREVGRFLVDSGRIGGGELEICHLGALYDAAFFALAPGSGPTRFRYGVGHWIGPVRPVPAAAVERETLRRRELLDQVWPYPAVDSAPVVPRTPAPGQSVTRRQRALLELADGVRTPAAIAWALGRPAFHTLLEVRRLAAAGLVDTPPDPPPGSRSGHGGRPVRPALPAWIAEVSADPDIALLRRLRDALEANL from the coding sequence ATGAACGCCGAAACGGCGGCCACCGTCGCACCGCACGTCTCCCCCGTCTCGCCCATGCTGGTCCGGCTGGCCGACGAGCGCGCCACCGGCGCCCTCCTGCGCGACCACGGCACCCTGTATCTCGCCGAAGGACGCGTCGTGCACGCCGAGAGCCCCGCCGCGCCGGGCATCGACATCCTGCTGACCACGGGCGGCCGGCTGCCGCCCGAGGGCTGGCAGCAGGCGATCGACGAGGCCGGCGCCAGGCGCGAGGTCGGGCGGTTCCTCGTCGACAGCGGCCGGATCGGCGGCGGCGAGCTGGAGATCTGCCATCTCGGCGCGCTGTACGACGCCGCGTTCTTCGCACTTGCCCCGGGCAGCGGCCCCACCCGGTTCCGCTACGGCGTCGGGCACTGGATCGGCCCGGTGCGCCCCGTCCCGGCGGCGGCGGTCGAACGCGAGACGCTGCGCCGCCGCGAACTGCTCGACCAGGTCTGGCCGTATCCGGCGGTCGACAGCGCGCCGGTGGTGCCCCGCACGCCCGCGCCCGGCCAGTCGGTCACCCGCCGGCAGCGCGCGCTGCTGGAGCTGGCCGACGGCGTACGGACCCCGGCGGCCATCGCCTGGGCCCTGGGCCGCCCGGCGTTCCACACCCTGCTGGAGGTTCGGCGGCTGGCGGCGGCCGGGCTGGTCGACACGCCTCCCGATCCGCCGCCGGGGTCCCGCTCCGGGCACGGGGGCCGCCCCGTACGCCCCGCCCTTCCCGCCTGGATCGCCGAGGTCTCGGCCGACCCGGACATCGCCCTGCTCCGCCGGCTCCGTGACGCGTTGGAGGCAAACCTGTGA